The following nucleotide sequence is from Hylaeus volcanicus isolate JK05 chromosome 3, UHH_iyHylVolc1.0_haploid, whole genome shotgun sequence.
CTCGTCTGCATCGTTATCGATTCACGTATATCACCTAAGATGATCGAAAACTATTATTTCTCATTCTTTCCGCCGTCTACTCAGAGATCGGTGAACATTCGTGAACTCTCTTTCTACATGCTTCTCATCCTATTACTGTCGCGCGTTCTACATTGCTAATATCTTACCCTCGCTAAATCTTTTAATCCTAACGACTATGACTAAAAGGATGTATTTTACTTCCTCAGCGCCTCGCGAATACGAGTCTGTTTGTTTGTCTCTGAAAACGCGTATGTCCATTCTGCCAAGATTCTTTCAGCGCgttacatgtatacatactaAGTTTTATGTAagattaatattctaatttatttatacaattataaatttgttttttttttttcggggTTTTGCGGTTCATAGAGCCCTGTCGCGTGGTACACAACGTATCGAACTGGTCCAAGTCTCGTCGTCGATAAACGCGTCGTCCACTGTTCAAAGACCACGTGAACATTCGAATCTTATGCAAGGGTAAATGCCTTCGACTAACGTTTGTTCCTCTCGCGCCAAATAGAACGTGGTGGTACGAGAATGTCGAGAAGTaaaagagaaggaaagaagCGGGTAGAGTTGAACCACGGTGGTCTTTTCGTTCCACCGAATAAGATCTGCGACGAAAGAGACGGTAGACGAAAATAAGAATTAGTTCTGcgtagaagaataaaaatcatgatacacaaattttcctttttctctaaatctaacagtaataataataaaaagaatagtaACAGCTTATGCTCTCGTATATAGTCGCACTGAGTTCTGTCCCTTGCAAGtgagaaaaaaacgaaaaaaaaaaaaagaaagttcgaATGATTATATACACTTAGCGAACGATAAGATGGGCaatctctctctttctctctatgTATATACGTGCGTGCGCGtatgtgtgtatataattatatatacacgcATGCATACATTTGCTCTCTCATCCTTGCTCTAGCATTCACAGTTAcatgataattaataatcgcggtaaaaacaattgtacacatattgatttaaaatgcTATAAAATATCGGAAGGAGCCGATTTCTAGAATCTAACGAGGCCCTAGCTTTTTAATCGGCAGCAATAAATAAGTTAAGATGTTTTGATTCGATGATAGAGGGGTAAAACATAAAAGAGGACAAACTCGATACAGCTCGGAAGTTCGTTTCGCAGAGCGTCACTCCAATTTGGTCGAGTGCTTTCGATCAAGATACTTTCGAAGAGTGGCTTTCAGTTGTGGCCGCGTCGTCCATTCAACATTACTTTTCTCATTacattttctctattttagTTTTCTAACGTGTAACGTTCAATCGAGTAAGACGAAAGACATATACGAGATCATTGGCGAGCGACGCTCCCATGAATTCCTTGAACGAAAGGAATGCAAGGcattgagaaataaaatttaaaagaaaatacatatttttttcattgcacACAAATCATACGTACATTACTATTCACACGATATAACAATTAAATCGTCGTCGAAGCTGGAGCAGCCTACCACTGATCGATTTCGCGTGTATACATTTCCCTGATCTGGTATGCGTATGTAGATGTTAAGTATATTGGGTCGGTGTGATGATGTTGCAAAGTTAACAGATAAAAAAACAAGGTCATTTTTGCGCCAACCTAGTAGTTGaacgaaataacgaaaatgcGAAAACCTGATCGAATGGACGAGAAATCGGTGAGAACGTCCGATTCATCGTTCGTCTagcatcgtcgtcgtcgtcgtcgtcgtcaagAAAATtgactgaaaataaaaagcacACGTAATTATCGTGTACAATGAGATAAGCGAAAAGACGAATAAGAACTCGGGCAAGCATCGATGACCGGCTGGACGCCCAACTATTATCACAATACGAATTCGGAAGGATGCTCGTGAACCCGAAAATTccgaaatttgtaaaacattGAGAGCAGATCGATTCGTGATAGAGTACAGGAAAGATCCCCTGAACGTCCTGCGAATGAGACGCgcaaattaaatgaaaaccaATCATCTTCCACACCGAATATCTCGGcgatttttcgaaagaaatagcgttaagaaatttgtacaattgGGAACATCGTTCGATCAGTGCCTGAACGTATGGCAGACTGCTTCGACCGCCCGTGATGGGGTTATTATCACTGCTGATGAATGCTACGATCGCTAATTAAGTATCGAAACTCATTGCAGCCAGgctgtgtgtatgtgtgtctGTGTATGAGGGTGCATGTGTGTTCGTGTGTGAGCGTGTATGGTGATGTTCACGAGACAATGCTCCGCGACGATTTcgtgctgttgttgttgttggttGCCGTACTGGTCGCGATCCTGCTGTCACTCTGAGCGAAAAGAACACCTTGATACATCACTCCATTCAGCTCCATACTGACTACCAAGGAATTGTCGCCATTCCTCCCATCACCTGCGATCAAGAATAAAGTTAAAGTTTAGCCACTTACAAGGATACCTGTACAATTACGGTGTAAAGAGAGATAGAACAAGTTTTGGTTGATTCTTTCTCCCTAAACCTAGATTTGGGAAATCCAAGGCCTGTTACCTCgattggaaattttaatgtgcGTGCCTATGGAGGTTGGAGTATTCTTTTCAATCGGGCTGTCGTCGTCCGAGAGTAACCTCTTCGCTGGCGGAGGTCCTGGGGTGCTGATTAGTTCCGGATCCCTCTTCACTTGCATGCTACCACCCGAAGAGGGCGAACTCTGTCTCGCCGGCGGCGATGATACGGGTGATGACctgaaagaaatttcttctaaACATTCGCGCTAGAAACATCCCTCGCGCGTTACTTGACTGTGATGATACCGTTGAGGGTTATTTGGTGGACTATGGACCCTCTATGCTTACCTGAGTCCAAGGTCGAGGGCTTCCCTTTGAGGTTCCGGGCTAGACGCAGGAGGTACGGGCGAGTGCGAGGCCTGAGGCGATAAAGGCGGTTGGTGACCAACGCCTGGGTAGAGGGTATTGTTGTTGTACATATTCCACAGGGTGAGTCGAGACATCTCGAGGGCACTGAAAGCTCCAGCGTCTCTCGGTGGCGTCGACGACGGCGGAGAAGCGCTTCCTTGCCGATGAATGATCGGCGGTGGTGTGCCCGCACCAGCACTCCTCAGTTCCTTGTTCAGCAACTTGACGTATTCGACCATACGTGCCTCGAATTCGGACGGCGCCATTCCGGGAATAGGTCCTGTGACCAATGACGAGGGAACCTACCATTAATTgcttcaaagaaaaattaccaCGATACAGCGGAACTCTGTTTATCCGATCACCGTCGCGGGACATTGCGATTCGCGTACTTGATGCGTTTCCCTATGACGTATGGATCATTTAAGAAGAAGGAAGGAGGATGAAGTCTCCGTCGTATAGATTACCGAAGGAGGTAGCACGAATTCGACGCAAACGCAAATCCGAGGGGCGGCGATCACCGACCGAGTGGGGAGCGATTGAAATTGGTCCGATGGTGCGTCGAAGGGTGGCAAACGAGGGCGAAAGGGGCGAAACGTGGTTCATGGTAGGGacaagaagaggaagaaagggGTAGGGAAGTAGGAATGCTCGTTAGCGAGAGTCATCCGTTAACGCCTGTCTCCCGGAGGATCGTACAATCAATTACGCCTCCTTCGCTCTCGCATCATCATCTCCGGGGAGGCCTGGAACCCTAACTaccgatttaaaataaacccGCTCCTTTTCTACTCCGTCCTCGAGGTATCTCTTTTCTCCCTTCGCGTCTATCTCTTCGCGCGGCGCTAACTTTTCATTCGGACCCTCCGCCATCCGTTTCGATTCCCctgtttcaaactttttttctttctaattttctcCGTTCGAGCTACCGGTTCCCATCGGAGCAGAGAGAACATCGGACATACATTAGGCCGCGGAGACCGATATAAATCGTCGTTCgttcattttacttttgcgTCTTTGGTGCTGTAATTCGTTAATAAGTGTTGACCAAATATTTGTCGTTTGGAAATTCAACTaccaataaaagaaaagaccAATTTTTCGTCAATTTGCCTCGCAAATATTTCTCGAGAAATTTGATCAACAACTGTAAACGAAGTTGAAAAAACTGACCGGCATTCGGAGGCTGTCCCAGTGGTCCTTGAGGATGCTGCGGGTGATGCGGATGGTGAGGCAGGGGCGTGTGGGCGGCGCTTCCGTTCACCAGAGACTGAGGTCCGTGATGTTGACCACCGGCTGCCACCGCTGTCACCAATGACAACGGAGACATTTGCGCGTGTAATGCAAGGGAGCTGGGGGTGTGCGGGTTCCTCTGCACCAAGCTGTCAGGCCCTCCGCTCCCGCCACCCGCGTAAGCTCCGTAGCTGCTTCGTCGACCCTCTCGACGATTTCCGTCGATCGCTGCCTGCAACTCCGCTGGCGTCGACAATCGTCTCTTCTCGCACTCGTACGGATACAGGTATTTCATAtacctggaaaaaaaaagatcaagAGCTGATCGTACGAAACgcgacaatttttttcttcgtctatTTCAATCGAGGTCACTCGACGAACGCAAATTCGGACAGCGCTGATCGACAAAGTCCAACGAGACAAGAATGTACGCTAGAGCACGAACGCGCGTTACTAATTTGAAGTGCGTCAAAACGCAGATAGAATTGTGCATCAAACGGAGGAAGACGTCGCAGTTCGTCGGACGTGAAATTGGCAAGGCAGATCCGGACGACGCGTATCAGTcgcttaatttaatttcgcatCCAGCGCAATACTAGGCCGACTTTGATGCTCGGCCTCGAAAACGCCACGTACACCTGTTCGACACCAACGTTGCGGCGCCCGCGCCGCACAGTGAGCACGAAAATTCTCTCTGAAaggtgaatattttttaaacaaaaaaaaaaaaaaagaaggaagcaaatagaaatttggaaaaaattacgtTTGTCGCGTAAAGTGTCTTctgataagaaaaaatataatttgtgctCATCGTGCATCGTTCGCGGTGAGAATCGTTCGTGTATCAACCGAGAACCGGCCGAGCCTGCTGGAAACCGAATCGCTCGTTAACCTTCTCGCGTGCCGAGGAGTTGTTTATTCTACGCGATGCGAGCCGAAATGAAATCTTATTCTAAATTGCTTTAACGAATCGCGCCAAGGAGACTCGTTACGACGAAGCAAACGGATGGTTAAATCGTTCGCAGGACGATTGCAAGGTGTGTAAGATACGCGACACGTTACTTACTCGGTGATACCTGAAAACCATCTGGGAAATCGCAACGAGAATTGTTGTTTATTCTAACGCTCTATCGGATGAGATGGAAAAGTCCTTAGCCGACACGAAAGGCAACCGAGAGGAAAGATGCGATACTCGCGCACACGTTCGTGAATAGACATATTCTCACCAGCGAACCGTGGCCTATAATTCGCACAGGGATCGTTCGGCTTTTACGATTGTCTGCCAGACTGCGGCCGAAACTAGCCTTTCGGTCCCGTCGTTCCCTTCTTCGCGAACccttcgttcgtttcttcttctttctagTGCGTGTTCCTCAGCTTCCAGAGTATGCACGCGAGTCCTTGACCAGGTGTGCGACTCTGGTGCCGTGcataaatttctctttctgGGTGATAACCGAATTCGCGCTGTTTCGGTCGAAAGAATCTGTCGAGAAAATCTATCTACTTCCAATGAAAAATCATTCAATACGCAGAGAAAGGAGTTGGCCCGCGAGCCTGACTAAGTACGGCATAATCTCCCGAGTTACGTACCGTAGACGGCACAGCACCGTAGAACGGCAGGACGGAGATTATACCGTGATTGATCAGACCTGCCGGTATTTGATCTCCTTAGGACTCGATCTATTGCGAGTTTCTTGGTGGTTCGAGACGTTTTCCAAGAGGAGGTTTTCGAACAAAGCGGTCCGTGTGTCGTCGTTACTACATTCTCTCGGCTCTCGACGCAACGCTGGCACAGATTTCGCATTTGTTGGATCTCGAAACTCTTGTACAGTTTATACTCGAACATTTGTTTCAAAGTTGTTCGAGCGGAATCCCGTTACTCCGTATTGTCGGGACGATAAATAATCCGTTAAACGAAACTATTCGTGTTTTTGGTAAGCACAATTCGTTTGAACAAGAATTAAAGGATAGGTGTGTTTACAATCGTATTATTTGCAGGTTTCCGGGACACCGTTACCATGAAACGCCAGGGTCGTTAATCTTCCTCCATTTAGCGATACAATTTTACCCAAAGCGCGTCTTCAGACCATCGTCGTCCCttggaaataattcattcCGCGTTGGTCCGACAGCGAGTATCAAATTTGTCGTGTGCATCGCGTATCCTTCGACACAATAGCGCGACTACCTCCCTCGcggtataaataattacacgttGGAGGCGCGTGGGGCTCGATATAGTCGTAGCATCGCGATTTACTAGTTGCGGCAGCCGGCGTCtccttttacattttcgtttcCTCTGTCTGTCTCTGTTCCTCTGGCGGAGATAACCGGTTGGTGGAATGATGGATGCACCAGCGTCCCGACGTTCTGTCGCGCGTCACGCACAGGCGTCGCTATTCTCACGTGTAATTCGTATTAGCTTGCACTACTTATAATCTGTTGTGCTCTTCCCTCCTCGCTCATCGTCTCTTTTGCGCGCATTAACCGGCATAAACACTAACACCTTTTTAAACACCGCGAACGCTTTTCCCAGTAGGCGATAGTAAATCGACATTATGTAAACGAATGCGTATCGCGGCAAATGATTCCTGTTCGTCGAAACCACGAAACTCGGTACGTCAAAACGTCCGCGCGAAGACGAttaaacgcgaaagaaaaCAACTGTTCCGCGCACGTGCCTTCTCAAGATCGTTGTTTGCTTTTCTTCTCGATTGGCCGAGATGTACTCGGACGAAACGGTTTCtttgtcgagacaaaatttgCGGCACCTCGATTAATTTCATCATCCGTCTAGACGCGATGCGAATAACTCGACGAAAATATACCCGATCGTCGAATTCGTATCAACTTTCTGCCTGTTACTTTGACCTGCTCGAAATCGATCGCGAGGATGGCTTCGGGATTTCAAACGTAACGCGGACGATGACCGGTAACGGGAGCCGAAAGGTATCCGTCACCGTCAAGTTTACAGAATCCGCGGGGATCTCGGACGAAGCCAGTCGCAAAGCTGGCGTAACGTTGGAATAATGCTGCATGCAGCCGCGGCTTGCACACGGAAGCCCCGACTAATAATAGTCGAGGAACACTGGCCGAGGAAGCCTCGGGCAGACTTTGATTCCGAGAAATTGTCTCGTATTTTTCCGAGTACTTCCGCCGCGGACAGCTCGAAACGACCACGTTCGCCGAATCCCAGCCACGAATGGACATGTTGTTTTGACAACCGCTTCGATCCTCGGCGACTCGTTTCGGGACGAGGCGAGGAAAGGTTCCGTCGACTTCCTCTGGCAGGTGACGAATGGGGTTAAACCGGCACGAGCCGTCGCCGACTCTCGGGCCTTTCCACGGTTCTGAGTGTTCCCAGCATGGCCAGGAACGCTAATAATGTGTCTTCCCCCCTGGCCGAGCTTCTTTTGTGCCGCGGCgcactgtatatttttgtttcgcggAGAACACACTGCTCCTGATACAAGCCGCCATTTTAAGCACACAAACAATCCACCTTGGTATTCGTGTTCGCTACCGGTAATGATGATAGCGTTTTACAAACAACGGCTGTACGGAAGACATTGAGCACTCTTTGATGTCTCTTCCGATAGGTCCCGTGCCGCCTGTATTGTTTCGTTTTGATTACTCCCACGCGCTCGTATCGATTTCGGTGAGAAACGCGTGGCACGTGGAATCGCCTGACCGCTTTtgctttcgttcgttcgagggaacgaaaccgtggaaactGTGTGATGGACCGAGGTGTCCTTCGACGCCGACGGTCAGgcttctcattttttttttttttctgattgCAGAAAAAGCGCCGCGGCACGGACAGCTCCTCCGGAAAGCGCAGTAACATAAAAGACCGGGTTCTTAGTCATCGGTGCAGATTTCATGCTCAGATGAGCTTTTGTCGAACGCGGGGACTCATTGTATGCGAATTACCAGCGAATAGGCACGGGTAGAATAGGGTCCCGGATGAGAAACTTCACGATCTACTTACTGGGTGCGCAGAGTGAACGCAGCGGAAGTGATGCTCGATGGCAGGTGGAGGCCTTTGATGATTTCCTGCCAGAGCTTCTTGTTGATTACGTCGACGAGCCCGCCTCGGGCGATCACCAAGTTGTACAACTCGTACAGGTCCAGGACCGACTTCGCCATAATCGGTAACCGATTGATCGGAGTCCCTGAAAGTAAAACAGACCGTTACGTACAACACGCTCGAAATCTGTCGTAAAAGATGTGAGAATGTTCAAGCGTTAAATTGCACGCGTTGCAACTCGACGTGTACGCTTCATTGCCGCATCAAGGGCAGCAAAAAGTGGACAAGACCGAGTCGCGTGATAAACAAAATACGATCTAAACCCTGACGGTGCATTATAAGTTCTGCGAAATTACCGATACGAAAAAATTTACGATAGTCGTATCATTCCGATCGATGTCGCTTCTCATCGTCGACTCAAAGTCACCTTCACCGCATCCTGAACGCGACTACGTGATTACAGCCTAAAGTATGAGGGAAATaaaccgagaaaaaaaattggagaaGGGTTAAAGCGAAGGTGTATCGCTCGGTTCGAAGTAAAATTCGAGACCTCGGGGTCTCCTTATCCGTCACGTGATCGACTCTGGCGCATTTTCGACGATGCTTCGCACAGGGTGCACCGACGAAATTTTACGAGGTTTGTCCAAGGCTTCCAGCGAGGGGCGTTAACAAGACCAATAACGAATTCGTAACGATCACGCGAGCGCTGTAGCTTTTACGAGCTCCTTACCTGTATCGTACGCGAGTGTGCAGCAAATAGCAGACAAAAGACAAGCTACGCTGGACGAGAAGGGTTGTCTAGAGGAAGGATAGGACCAAGGGTCAAAGTGTTCGATTCGATGAAAGTCTCGTAATCCCGAGTGATCCTCTCATAATCCTCGAAATAAATAGTCTTAGGGTAACCGGCACATCTTGTCTTTAAGATTGCAAGACCAGCGCTAAGAGACGGTTAGTTACAGTCGTTCGAACAGATTTCAATAACTCCGTGAGATTTCATCTATGCAGTCGACGCATTCACCGTGACGTCGAATTTTTACGAGCTTGTTCGAGATTCGTGTTAACGGGGTGTTAACAGCAGTAGCGACGCGTTCGCGACTATCTCTACATATACGTAAACGTCGACTTTACGAGCTTTCGCGTTACCATAATCCGACGCGATGCTTTCAAAATGTGCGCACGGACTAAAATGATCCAGAACAACGCGCGAATTTCTATACGTGTTAAACTGCGCGGTGTCGTCACGACATCggatattttcattacttaTTTCAAAAGATAGATACGTTAACACTCTTTGCCGCTACTACTACGAGATCTACTCGAAGCTTATTCGATGCATGGTATTCGAACtcgttgattttatttttctttcttttcaaccGCGACATCTTCCTAGAGGTGAACGAAGATCAAGGTGAGAAGTTCCCGCATCGCGACGTTCAGGTGGACGTTCGCACTAAATGCATAATTCCAACACGATTTAAAGTCACGCGAAAATACACCGGCAGCCGTGTACACTGCGTGGTAGACTCGCCGGCTCGAAGCCGGTAAATTTTACGAGTTTGTCCAGAGGTTCGAGTTAACGGGGCGTTAACAAGGGCAATACTCGTGACTATCGCGCGTGCGAGCACTCCTTTGCGGCTCTTTACGAGCTCACGAACGATTCCTCGTACGAAACACCTCGGTGTAACAGCAGCAGTATCACCACCAGGTAACAACAAcaccaacaacaacaacgcaGCCCCAGCGAGAGGAATAATAAGGAGAAAAGGCCGCGGAAACGGCAGCAGtatctgtaataataataatagcgagAGGCAGATAACTAGACTCGGTATGCTCACCCTGTTCAACAGAACCGAGCAAACTTCCATCGAGACGGTTAGCGACGGCTTCGATGTGCGCATTACCGATCgtcttaatatttatttatttgtttgttgtaCAAGAAAAAACTTTAGTTGGACTTGATAAAACAGAGGAGAATATGTTTATCATGGTGGTCCTTGTGTTTCGTTCTTAAAATGTTGTTTGCAGAAACCTGACCAAGGCAGTGTGACCGAGGTGATATCAAATGTCTAGCGATAAGTCCTAGATACTATGCCAAAAGAGTGAAACCACGTGAAACACGGGAGAATGTTGTTCTAAGCTCGCGATAGAAAGAACACCGAGCGCCCATCGCTACCATCGTGGCATCGTATCGCAGGATCGTTTATCCGCCATCGAGAAGGACGAAGGGGGCTGCCGCCATTTCTGCTCTCGAGAGTGGAGGCAATAAAACGTAGCAGACCGGGGTAGGGGAACCAGCAATTTCGGGCTATCGAGCGTGGCCCCTCCGGCTTTATTATTGGCCCTgcaattattgttgatatACGCGCAACCCGGCAACCCAGGCATAATGCTCCTATATAGGGCGCAGCGATAAAAGCTGCGCTCGCAAAATGGCGCCCGATTCTTCCCTACCTCCCATACTCCGCCCGCTCCGTCAAACCTGCGGACTCGAAAGCCCGTACATGTCGACCGACGCGGTTCACGCTTTTGTTCTCGACTTTGTCATCTTACAATTGCAGCCATACGAATCGAACGTTGCGACGATCTTGTCGTTATTTTCACGTGGATTTACTTTGATAGAAACAGCAAACGTATCATTTCGTGCGCGATAACCGGGCCAGATGACGGAACCGTGATGGACGTCGCGCGAAAGACGAGGTCCTGGAGAACCCGAGAACAGAAAGAAAGGCGTGGGAGGCGGCGATGGGCGACTCATTGTTCGGCACCGAGCAGAAATCCGCGACCAAAGAAGGAAGACAGAGATGCAAAGATAAGGAGAAAGAAATGGCGAAGGGAGAAGAACGGAGGGAACCACGGGCGAAGAAGGAGGCG
It contains:
- the LOC128874476 gene encoding AT-rich interactive domain-containing protein 3C-like isoform X3, with product MEMSDEYQDMGNPGGGVAMANMPIAHHRHTPDSPMSHQEEDLSDPDLQDEESGEELPQQPLQGNTHSSSDNASVPAGTPTPLTHLNSLMSTHHPHFLAKLKMELYEINDDPKRKEFLDDLFSYMQKRGTPINRLPIMAKSVLDLYELYNLVIARGGLVDVINKKLWQEIIKGLHLPSSITSAAFTLRTQYMKYLYPYECEKRRLSTPAELQAAIDGNRREGRRSSYGAYAGGGSGGPDSLVQRNPHTPSSLALHAQMSPLSLVTAVAAGGQHHGPQSLVNGSAAHTPLPHHPHHPQHPQGPLGQPPNAGPIPGMAPSEFEARMVEYVKLLNKELRSAGAGTPPPIIHRQGSASPPSSTPPRDAGAFSALEMSRLTLWNMYNNNTLYPGVGHQPPLSPQASHSPVPPASSPEPQREALDLGLRSSPVSSPPARQSSPSSGGSMQVKRDPELISTPGPPPAKRLLSDDDSPIEKNTPTSIGTHIKISNRGDGRNGDNSLVVSMELNGVMYQGVLFAQSDSRIATSTATNNNNSTKSSRSIVS
- the LOC128874476 gene encoding protein dead ringer homolog isoform X2, giving the protein MEMSDEYQDMGNPGGGVAMANMPIAHHRHTPDSPMSHQEEDLSDPDLQDEESGEELPQQPLQGNTHSSSDNASVPAGTPTPLTHLNSLMSTHHPHFLAKLKMEQSDVDTLNNKSGLEALQAAMGGSGFNLPFSFPPPAAFLTPQHHTQNSHSQSGIGGGIGNQMTSSASSHSSESSQGSARNGGEPREGSNHSQNNSTGTNHQQQTSWSFEEQFKQLYEINDDPKRKEFLDDLFSYMQKRGTPINRLPIMAKSVLDLYELYNLVIARGGLVDVINKKLWQEIIKGLHLPSSITSAAFTLRTQYMKYLYPYECEKRRLSTPAELQAAIDGNRREGRRSSYGAYAGGGSGGPDSLVQRNPHTPSSLALHAQMSPLSLVTAVAAGGQHHGPQSLVNGSAAHTPLPHHPHHPQHPQGPLGQPPNAGPIPGMAPSEFEARMVEYVKLLNKELRSAGAGTPPPIIHRQGSASPPSSTPPRDAGAFSALEMSRLTLWNMYNNNTLYPGVGHQPPLSPQASHSPVPPASSPEPQREALDLGLRSSPVSSPPARQSSPSSGGSMQVKRDPELISTPGPPPAKRLLSDDDSPIEKNTPTSIGTHIKISNRGDGRNGDNSLVVSMELNGVMYQGVLFAQSDSRIATSTATNNNNSTKSSRSIVS
- the LOC128874476 gene encoding protein dead ringer homolog isoform X1 — encoded protein: MEMSDEYQDMGNPGGGVAMANMPIAHHRHTPDSPMSHQEEDLSDPDLQDEESGEELPQQPLQGNTHSSSDNASVPAGTPTPLTHLNSLMSTHHPHFLAKLKMEQSDVDTLNNKSGLEALQAAMGGSGFNLPFSFPPPAAFLTPQHHTQNSHSQSGIGGGIGNQMTSSASSHSSESSQGSARNGGEPREGSNHSQNNSTGTNHQQQTSWSFEEQFKQVRQLYEINDDPKRKEFLDDLFSYMQKRGTPINRLPIMAKSVLDLYELYNLVIARGGLVDVINKKLWQEIIKGLHLPSSITSAAFTLRTQYMKYLYPYECEKRRLSTPAELQAAIDGNRREGRRSSYGAYAGGGSGGPDSLVQRNPHTPSSLALHAQMSPLSLVTAVAAGGQHHGPQSLVNGSAAHTPLPHHPHHPQHPQGPLGQPPNAGPIPGMAPSEFEARMVEYVKLLNKELRSAGAGTPPPIIHRQGSASPPSSTPPRDAGAFSALEMSRLTLWNMYNNNTLYPGVGHQPPLSPQASHSPVPPASSPEPQREALDLGLRSSPVSSPPARQSSPSSGGSMQVKRDPELISTPGPPPAKRLLSDDDSPIEKNTPTSIGTHIKISNRGDGRNGDNSLVVSMELNGVMYQGVLFAQSDSRIATSTATNNNNSTKSSRSIVS